The following proteins are encoded in a genomic region of Oncorhynchus kisutch isolate 150728-3 linkage group LG4, Okis_V2, whole genome shotgun sequence:
- the acss1 gene encoding acetyl-coenzyme A synthetase 2-like, mitochondrial isoform X2, with protein sequence MIADLSDCVPHLPAAQCKAVITCNQGVRGGRFIDLKPTVDAAVKNCPTVQHVFVAQRTSNPTPMGKLDIPLEEAMASESAQCAPEPMGSEEMLFMLHTSGSTGKPKGIVHTQAGYLLYAALTHQYVFDYHPGDVFGCVADIGWVTGHSYVVYGPLCNGATTVLFESTPVYPDPGRYWETVQRLGINQFYGAPTAIRLLLKYEESWVKKYDRSSLKTLGSVGEPINHEAWEWFYNVVGDGRCPLVDTWWQTETGGVCIAPRPAEKGAEIVPAMAMRPFFGIQPVLMEEKGKPISGNDVSGALCIGQPWPGMARTIFGDHKRFVDAYFKPYPGHYFTGDGAYRSKEGYYQITGRMDDVINISGHRLGTAEIEDALDEHPAVPETAVIGVSHDIKGEVPFAFVVLKEDPSLNHTAVVKELRGLVATKIAKYAVPDHFLVVKRLPKTRSGKIMRRILRKVAMEQTGDLGDVSTLDDPSVVTEIIKAHAQYKSLTSQNK encoded by the exons ATGATCGCAGATCTCTCAGACTGTGTTCCCCATCTCCCTGCAGCCCAGTGTAAAGCTGTGATCACGTGTAACCAAGGTGTGAGGGGAGGCCGGTTCATAGACCTGAAACCTACAGTAGATGCTGCAGTGAAGAACTGCCCCACTGTCCAGCATGTGTTTGTGGCCCAGAGGACCAGTAACCCAACTCCCATGGGCAAACTAGACATCCCATTGGAGGAG gcGATGGCCAGTGAGTCGGCACAGTGTGCTCCAGAGCCTATGGGCAGTGAGGAGATGCTTTTTATGCTCCACACGTCAGGCAGTACAGGCAAGCCCAAGGGCATTGTCCACACACAGGCTGGCTATCTGCTCTATGCTGCACTGACTCACCAG TATGTCTTCGACTACCATCCGGGCGATGTGTTTGGCTGTGTGGCAGACATTGGCTGGGTGACTGGTCATAGCTATGTGGTGTATGGTCCTCTGTGTAATGGTGCCACCACGGTCCTCTTTGAGAGCACTCCTGTGTACCCAGACCCCG GGCGATACTGGGAAACAGTGCAGCGTCTGGGCATTAACCAGTTCTACGGTGCTCCCACTGCCATCAGGCTGCTGCTGAAATATGAGGAGAGCTGGGTCAAAAAGTACGACAGGTCCTCCCTCAAGACCCTCGGCTCTG TGGGGGAGCCTATCAATCACGAGGCATGGGAGTGGTTCTACAACGTGGTGGGAGATGGAAGATGCCCCCTAGTGGATACATGGTGGCAGACAG agACGGGAGGGGTGTGTATTGCTCCAAGGCCAGCTGAAAAGGGTGCTGAAATTGTTCCGGCCATGGCCATGAGGCCCTTCTTTGGCATTCAGCCTGTTctcatggaggagaag GGTAAGCCTATATCAGGAAATGATGTCAGTGGAGCCCTTTGTATTGGCCAACCATGGCCTGGAATGGCCCGGACCATCTTTGGGGACCACAAGAGATTTGTGGATGCATACTTCAAACCATATCCTG GTCATTACTTCACTGGGGATGGAGCATATCGGTCGAAAGAAGGCTACTATCAGATAACTGGGCGTATGGATGACGTAATCAACATTAGTGGCCACCGATTGGGTACTGCTGAAATTGAGGATGCCCTG GATGAACACCCAGCAGTTCCTGAGACTGCGGTGATTGGTGTTTCCCATGATATCAAAGGAGAGG TTCCCTTTGCCTTTGTGGTTTTGAAAGAAGACCCTTCCCTGAACCACACAGCAGTCGTTAAAGAGCTGAGAGGCCTGGTGGCCACTAAGATAGCAAAGTATGCTGTCCCTGACCACTTTCTG GTAGTGAAGAGACTTCCCAAGACACGCTCTGGGAAGATCATGAGGAGAATCCTGCGGAAGGTGGCTATGGAGCAGACAGGAGACCTGGGCGATGTGTCCACTCTGGATGACCCATCTGTTGTCACAGAGATCATCAAGGCCCATGCCCAGTACAAGAGCCTGACATCTCAGAATAAATAA
- the acss1 gene encoding acetyl-coenzyme A synthetase 2-like, mitochondrial isoform X1 yields MAAHKNGSLIHIINRASVFFKNGSYRKRILLTSLKPVQCQRRTVSSIGDRNTNLTPHLSSNLAGWSYNELYELSVKDPETFWGSIAKERLTWNKPFDQVRDCEITSGKINWFLGGQLNVSVNCLDVHVAKHPDRVALIWERDEPGTEVKVTYRELLETTCRLANTLKRHGVNKGDRVAIYMPVLPIAVAAMLACARIGAVHTVVFAGFSSEALAGRIQDAQCKAVITCNQGVRGGRFIDLKPTVDAAVKNCPTVQHVFVAQRTSNPTPMGKLDIPLEEAMASESAQCAPEPMGSEEMLFMLHTSGSTGKPKGIVHTQAGYLLYAALTHQYVFDYHPGDVFGCVADIGWVTGHSYVVYGPLCNGATTVLFESTPVYPDPGRYWETVQRLGINQFYGAPTAIRLLLKYEESWVKKYDRSSLKTLGSVGEPINHEAWEWFYNVVGDGRCPLVDTWWQTETGGVCIAPRPAEKGAEIVPAMAMRPFFGIQPVLMEEKGKPISGNDVSGALCIGQPWPGMARTIFGDHKRFVDAYFKPYPGHYFTGDGAYRSKEGYYQITGRMDDVINISGHRLGTAEIEDALDEHPAVPETAVIGVSHDIKGEVPFAFVVLKEDPSLNHTAVVKELRGLVATKIAKYAVPDHFLVVKRLPKTRSGKIMRRILRKVAMEQTGDLGDVSTLDDPSVVTEIIKAHAQYKSLTSQNK; encoded by the exons CTCCAGTATCGGCGATAGGAACACGAACTTGACACCGCACTTGAGCTCAAATCTCGCTGGATGGTCATACAACGAGTTATACGAATTGTCTGTGAAAGATCCGGAAACCTTTTGGGGATCAATTGCTAAAGAGAGGCTTACATGGAATAAACCATTCGATCAAGTGAGGGACTGCGAAATTACTAGTGGGAAAATCAATTGGTTTCTTGGGGGACAGTTGAACGTTTCTG TGAATTGTTTGGATGTGCATGTTGCCAAGCATCCTGACAGAGTCGCCCTGATCTGGGAGAGGGATGAACCTGGGACGGAGGTAAAGGTCACCTATAG GGAGCTACTTGAGACTACCTGCCGCCTAGCCAACACGCTGAAGAGGCATGGGGTCAACAAAGGTGACCGGGTGGCCATTTATATGCCAGTGTTGCCCATCGCTGTGGCTGCCATGCTTGCGTGTGCTCGTATCGGTGCTGTGCACACGGTGGTGTTTGCTGGGTTCAGCTCAGAGGCCCTGGCTGGGAGGATTCAGGATG CCCAGTGTAAAGCTGTGATCACGTGTAACCAAGGTGTGAGGGGAGGCCGGTTCATAGACCTGAAACCTACAGTAGATGCTGCAGTGAAGAACTGCCCCACTGTCCAGCATGTGTTTGTGGCCCAGAGGACCAGTAACCCAACTCCCATGGGCAAACTAGACATCCCATTGGAGGAG gcGATGGCCAGTGAGTCGGCACAGTGTGCTCCAGAGCCTATGGGCAGTGAGGAGATGCTTTTTATGCTCCACACGTCAGGCAGTACAGGCAAGCCCAAGGGCATTGTCCACACACAGGCTGGCTATCTGCTCTATGCTGCACTGACTCACCAG TATGTCTTCGACTACCATCCGGGCGATGTGTTTGGCTGTGTGGCAGACATTGGCTGGGTGACTGGTCATAGCTATGTGGTGTATGGTCCTCTGTGTAATGGTGCCACCACGGTCCTCTTTGAGAGCACTCCTGTGTACCCAGACCCCG GGCGATACTGGGAAACAGTGCAGCGTCTGGGCATTAACCAGTTCTACGGTGCTCCCACTGCCATCAGGCTGCTGCTGAAATATGAGGAGAGCTGGGTCAAAAAGTACGACAGGTCCTCCCTCAAGACCCTCGGCTCTG TGGGGGAGCCTATCAATCACGAGGCATGGGAGTGGTTCTACAACGTGGTGGGAGATGGAAGATGCCCCCTAGTGGATACATGGTGGCAGACAG agACGGGAGGGGTGTGTATTGCTCCAAGGCCAGCTGAAAAGGGTGCTGAAATTGTTCCGGCCATGGCCATGAGGCCCTTCTTTGGCATTCAGCCTGTTctcatggaggagaag GGTAAGCCTATATCAGGAAATGATGTCAGTGGAGCCCTTTGTATTGGCCAACCATGGCCTGGAATGGCCCGGACCATCTTTGGGGACCACAAGAGATTTGTGGATGCATACTTCAAACCATATCCTG GTCATTACTTCACTGGGGATGGAGCATATCGGTCGAAAGAAGGCTACTATCAGATAACTGGGCGTATGGATGACGTAATCAACATTAGTGGCCACCGATTGGGTACTGCTGAAATTGAGGATGCCCTG GATGAACACCCAGCAGTTCCTGAGACTGCGGTGATTGGTGTTTCCCATGATATCAAAGGAGAGG TTCCCTTTGCCTTTGTGGTTTTGAAAGAAGACCCTTCCCTGAACCACACAGCAGTCGTTAAAGAGCTGAGAGGCCTGGTGGCCACTAAGATAGCAAAGTATGCTGTCCCTGACCACTTTCTG GTAGTGAAGAGACTTCCCAAGACACGCTCTGGGAAGATCATGAGGAGAATCCTGCGGAAGGTGGCTATGGAGCAGACAGGAGACCTGGGCGATGTGTCCACTCTGGATGACCCATCTGTTGTCACAGAGATCATCAAGGCCCATGCCCAGTACAAGAGCCTGACATCTCAGAATAAATAA